The genomic region ACCACAATACAGATGAACAGAAGGCATGAGACATGGCAAGCCTCTCTAAAGGAAGGATATCCCATTCCCATCTCAGCCGTCTTTATCCCATTATACATTCAAAGAGACCAATCTGAATTAATTCCAAGTATCCTGGAGAGTCACTCGAATTGTGTCCGTTTTGGCATAGCACACTTAGGGATTGTTCTTGCTTAACATCATACTAGAATATGAGTTAAAGTTCAATTGAAAAAGTTAttcacttacagtgcattcggaaacgtTTGTtacatttgttacgttacagtcgtATTCTAAATGGATTTTTAAATTAAATCAATGTTCCCACAATACCCCAGTGAAAACAggttcagacatttttgcaaatgtattttaaaaattgaaatatcttatttacataagtattcagaccctttgctatgagactcgaaattgagatcaggtgcattctgtttccattgaacacAGTGgtctacatcattcttaaatggaagaaatttggaaccacctagactcctcctagagctggccgtggggccaaactgagcaatctagggagaagggccttggtcagggaggtgaccaagaacctaatggtcactctgacagagctccagaattactctatggagatgggagaaccttccagaaggacaaccatctctgcagcattccaccaatcaggccgttatggtagagtggccagactgaagccactcttcagtaaaaggcacatgacagccagcttggagtttgcctaaaggcacctaaagggctCTCacaccacgagaaacaagattctctggtctgatgaaaccaagattgaactctttggcctgaatgccaaatatcacatctggaggaaacttggcaccatccctacagtgaagcatggtggtggcagcatcatgttgtggggatgatatttagcagcagggactaggagacttgtcagaatcgagggaaatatgaatggagcaaagtacagagatcgttgatgaaagcctgctccagagcgctcaggacctcaaactggggcgaatgttcaccttccaacaggacaacaaccacacagccaagacaacgcaggagtgactttgggacaagtttctgaatgtccttgagccagagcccggacttgaacccgatctaacatctctggagagacctgaaaatagctgcgcagcAAAGCtgcccattcaacctgacagagctcgagaggatctTCAAAGAatgacaaagtactgagtaaagggtttgaatacttatgtaagtgtgatatttcagttgaaatgtttttgttttttataaatgtgcaaaaatgtatacaaatctgtttttgctttctcattatggggtattgtgtgtagattgatgaggaaaaaggctgtaacgtaacaaaatgtgaaaaaagtcaaggggtctgaatccgtcccgaatgcactgtatgctctACTGTTTAGAGAGGCTACTGTCAACACGTACATAACACATGACAGAGGGCACGATATGATGAGCCTGCTTATGAGTCACTGGTGATTCTGTCCATTTAAGCTTTAAAATGAAGCTTGATCATGTCATTTCATGTACAAGCTGCTTTTTTGAGTCAGCTTTCAATTGCAACATTAACTGAAGGCTCAATTCAATCCGTAGAGCTGAAGATATGAGGTCGTgtttgaaatttaaaggcaactTTGGCGCATTTTTTCGGAGACTGCATGaaggtaaacgctgcatatgtcattCCAATCACGCTGTATCTtccgcgatacggattgaattcGAGCCATGAGCGTTTTCCCTGTATTGGATGGATGCTGGACGTTCCAGATAAAACATGTTCTAGCCGTGTACAGCACATCTCAGAAAGGTAAGCGGCTGAGAAGAATAAGTGAGATAGACATAGCAGCCTGGCCTCAAAGCCATACGTAACATACATTGTGTATTTCTGAGCACCTCCAagatgtatgatacctactaatgGTCTAGTTACTTTAGACAGAAATAAAAGTAGGGAGGTTGGTCAGGGAGGATGGGTGGGCGTAATCTGCGACCGTCCAGCAATCTAAAGGTTGCGTGTTTGAGTGGCGTAAGGTACAActgtagcatgttagctaacccttcccctaatctTTATTTAATATTCACTCAATCTTTCATATAAATTATCCTAGCCTTTGTCGTTAGTTCACCTAACCATCAACGTAAATCCTCCCCTTTATTCTCCTTTGTACTGTAGTTACGAAGCAacaagcaacctggtctcagaaaGACATGTAATACTATACATCCTTCAAAACATAGGGAGCCATAGGGACTCGTGACCACATATTCCACGAGTATACTTTTATTACCATCAAAGTCATGAACTCAGTCAAGGAATACAGTACAGAGCCTACAAATGAGCGACAGTCAGGACCTACAGGTGACCACTGGTCTAGATGACCATTCAATTGAGAAATAAAAGGTACATCAGAAAGAGCATGAAATGAACAGACATGGAATACTAAATACAGTGGCACTGAAACGAAGCATTGCTTAAGAttgtgtaacagtatttattTGCGGTCATAAGTAAGAGGATGGTATATTCTCACACATTTTTGAAAATATTGCTGTTAAGCTTTTCATGGAAATCAAAATGTTCTGGCAAAATTAAGACATTGTGTAATGCTATATCTCAATAATGCATATCAATcaatcagtatatatatatatatatatacacacacaccgtaccagtcaaaagtttgaacacagcTACTCATgcaacatttttttatatataaaaaaaaacttttctaGACAccaagacattaaaactatgaaataacacatatggaatcatgtagtaaccaaaaaagtgttaaacagatcaaaatatattttaaatctaagattcttcaaagtagccaccctttgtcttgatgatagctttgcacactcttggcattctctcaaccggcttcatgaggtagtcacctggaatgcatttcaattaacaggtgtgccttgttaatttgtggaatttctttccttaatgcgtttgagccaatcagttgtgttgtgaaaatctgttgtttggtctgatgagtcaatttttttaatttttggtTCCAATGGTCGTGGGTTTGTGaggcgcagagtaggtgaacagatgatctctgcatatgtgTTCCCAttgtgaagcacggaggaggaggtgtgatggtgtggagttgctttgctggtgacaccatctgtgatttatttaaaattcaaggcacacttaaccagcatggttaccacagcattctgcagcgatataccatcccatctggtttgcgcttagtgggactatcatttatttttcaacaggacaatgacccaaaacacctccaggctgtgtgaagcctatttgaccaagaaggaaagtgatggagtgctgcctcAGATGACTTGGCCCTTCACAATTAccggacctcaacccaattgagatggtttgggatgagttggaatgcagagtgaaggaaaagcttccaacaagtgctcagaatatgtgggaactccttcaagactgttggaaaagcattccaggtgaagctggttgagagaatgccaagagtgtgcaaagctgtcaaggcaaagggtggctactttgaagaatttaaatataaaatatatgttgatttgtttaacacttttggttactacatgattccatatgtgttattttatagttttgatgtcttcattattattctgtaaaaaataaagaaaaacccttgaatgagcaggtgtatccaaacttttgactggtttaTGTATATGTTCTCGTAGGTGTCAGAGACATGCATAAGCAATAGACTGGGGAGCAATAACTTTGATCTCTGATCAACAAAAAATGAAGTagcaaatttgatttgacttcctGCCTTTCATTGAAAATAATTGCTCAAACTTTTCTTAAATACATACTTCCATAGAACGTGCAGGTGAACACAGAAGCATAGTCCCTTGACAACAAATGCATTAATACACTGTATAATTAAAGTGTGTATAATAGCTACTGTTTGCTGACAATAACATCACTGTCTTGCTGGATCAAGGAAGGAGCCAACCTCTGCACAGATGGCTGGTACTATAAACAGAAAGATTGGACCCAAGTTAGAAGCATGACTAATATGATCTAGGCTCCGCCTTGTTTGACACTGGCCATGTGTTATTTGACTAACTGTCTGGACAGGGTATTGACTGTTGTCAAAGTCTGTAGGCTTTTAACTTACAGGTACGCACATGCACTTTATAGAGGACACCAAGCGAAGAATCACAGTTTCGGCAGCAAGTAGAATATTGCTCAACTTACGGTGATTACAGAGAACTCttgcagtacctagttattgaCTATACTGAAAGGGACCAAAGACCGACTACTATTATTATTTTGTTATTGTTATGAATATCTTGAGAATAATTAAACCTAtgaataaatagataaataaacatatacatacagtatgtttgcaAAAATATGAAAGATGTTTTTAACACAATTGCTCTTAATTATTCTGTTTCCTTTAATCAACAAcaacttgtaaaaaaaaaaagctggaGGGGGGTAAAAATGGCTTTTACAGGTGGTGCTTTACACAGTCACAATCTAATGTTAAACAACTGTGAAAAGAATATCATGATTGATCCTTGTAGGCTAAATTATATTTATTTACAAATGGATCTACGTACTTTAGGATGTATACGAATAAATAAGCCAGAAGAACTGTTAAACCAGAAAcgtaaatgaaaaaaaaaagaattttATAGAAGTTGATCTAAGCGCATAGGATGGATGAAGATATGTTATGACTGAGGCCTGCTGTGAAATTCATAAAGATGAGCTACAAAATGAATTCTAGATGCATAGAAACTACGGTGTAACAAACACAACTCATTTAATATATCGTACATTTACAGTAGTGGCACTTGATGTATGATATGAATAGTTAGAAGTTTATGGAATGATGTAGTCCATTTGAACAATACATGAGCATCAACAGTGCCCTCCACTTGGAGCCTAACGAACAGAAAGACCTTAATGTTAGCAGGATTACCACGTTCTTTCCACCAAGTGCTTATAATTTTGAAATTAACAGCAAAAGTTAAGAATGCATGCCGTTGTGACTACTTCTACAAAGGTCTCTATATACAGAATCTTTACACTGACAGCCACGTGGTGCCTTCCTAAGCAGAAAGCTGGCGAGGGATAGAGAttgggggatacctagtcagttggtaaactgaatgcattcaactgaaatatgtcAATCGCATTTAACCCAGCATGTTGTGGATGCTGCCTTTCACTTACACTGGGCCTGCTGCATCCCCCAGTAAACATAATTGCTGCAGCACAGACAAAACTACTGATGAGTGTATACAACAAATAACAAAGAGAGCAATGTTCACCCCCCAAAAAGAGATCAAATAGGATCTTTCCATGTGTAGAGAGGGTTGTAAAGGAGGAATGCTACAGATCATTATGTAAAATCAACACTACAAGAGCAAAGCCAAGCTGTTCATTACCTTATTGTATGCCATGATAATGCATTGGAATACTGTGAGAGTAGGACTGGGTAAAAATGTTCCCAAAGCAGGTTTGGTACAATTACATATTTCCATATGCTTTAAAGGGGAGAGTTCAGAGGAAAATATGTAGCTGTTAGCTGCGCTGCATTAGACACAAAAAGCCCCTGTAAGGCCAGAGGGATGTttcaaaaacacaaaatacatgtAGCCAGATCAATTCAACACTCAGGAAAGATAGGACAAAGGCTCTGTGAGATGTTACTCATGCTGCAAGTGAGAGAGATAAGTCAGTGTCACCATGCTAGTGTGCAGGAAAGACGATTGCTGGGAGTGAAGGAGGTCATAGGAGGGAGTTCACCGTCTAACCCTGCCCATCGTCAACTTCAGTTGCTGGTTGGAGGGGAGTCGGGGACTCTCCGTTACACAGTGACAACGGATCAACCTCCTCCGGGGCTTCAACTGGGGCCTCCACTGGGCTGGCCTCCTCAGGGGCCGGGGGTGGAGCTGTGACCTCTGCTGCACCTTGGGGAGTGGCATCACACGCCACGGCCTCCATGCCAGCAGGGGGCTCTTTGACAGAAGCAGGCTCCCCCTCAGGGGCTGCAGCAGCGGTAGCTGTAGAGGGGTCACTGAGAGCCTGGGGGTCTGCTGGAGCTGGGGAGGGTTCTCCTGCTGCAGAGCTGGTTACTACTGCTGGGATGGTTGCCCCCGAGTCAGCACTCTGTTCTGGAGCTCTCAGTCGCTTCATGATGGTAGTAACCCGCACCGCTTTCTGTGGGAGGCAGTCGCAGAACACACTCAACTCAAGGCGCCTAGTTACTATACATTTTAAAGCTTTTACAGAACATGTAGCCAATTCTAAAGCCTCATACTTGCACTGTCGCCAATCATTTATCCCATTTTGAATCCTCAAGGTCCATAAAACATATATAGCAAATGTATGATCgatagtgtaatgaaacaggcagggagcaggcctcgaaccctcgaccgtctagcccgaagtccagcgctCTATCGACTGTGAAGGTAAAGCATGCTCGAGCGGCAGAGTCGATacccgcgcttataaacccagggtcgtaaCAATagttccctcccatctctccttcaGTGATAAAGAACTGGAACAGATAAAAAGAGAGGCTTTACCTTCCACTTGGCTTTAGCAAAGTTCTTCTCTATCTGTGCGCAGACATTATCCTTAATATTCTTATTTGAGGCTGCATTTCCAGAGATCCTGAGGAGATAAAGGGGAAAAGGGAACTCCACTATAATGGGCCTTTGTAATCTTCTCTTGACATGCACAGTACAAGTGACAGCTCAGCAGATGGGGGTGAGTAATACTAATAAAACAACATCACCGACAACCTGTTTAAATGTACTTATTTATAAGAACACTCAGACACATCATACTTACCACAGACACATCAATGAACTAGATTAAATCGGGTTAATTTTCACTTCACATCTGGTATATCTCCTTAGTACTGTGGCCTTGTGGTATATCCCTATAGTAGGCTACTGTGTTAATGTGTATTTCCATACCACTCATGGTTGATGGCCTCCTGAGCAGTCAGCCTCTGATCCTGGTCTACCTCCATCATACGGGCGACCAGGCCTTTTGCTGCAACACAATAAAAGCAATATCTCAACAAACagcagttacagttgaagtcggaagtttacatacacttaggttggagtcattaaaactcgtttttcaaccactctacaaactTCATGTTAACaaagtatagttttggcaagtcggttaggacatctactacatgacacaagtaatttttccaacaattgtttacagacagattatttcacatataattcacaattccagtgggtcagaagtttacatacactaagttaactgtgcctttaaacagcttggaacattccagaaaatgatgtcaaggctttagaagcttctgataggataattggcatcatttgaatcaattagaggtgtacctgtggatgtatttcaaggcctaccttcaaacgcagtgcctttttgcttgacatcatgggaaaattaaaagaaatcagccaagacctcagaaagaaaattgtagacctccacaagtctggttcatccttgggagcaatttccaaatgccagaaggtaccacgttcatctgtacaaacaatagtacgcaagtataacaccatgggaccacacacccatcataccgctcaggaaggagatgcgttctgtctcctagatttgaacgtactttggtgcgaacggtgcaaatctatcccagaacaacagcaaaggatcttgtgaagatgctggaggaaacaggtagaaaagtatctatatacctatatccacagtaaaacaagtcctctatcgacataacctgaaaggccactcagcaaggaagaagccactgttccaataccgccattaaaaagccatactacgttttgcaactgcacatgggaacaaagatcgtactttttggagaaatgtcctctggtctgataaaacaaaaatagaactgtttggccataatgaccatcgttatgtttggaggaaaaagggggaggcttgcaagctgaagaacacaatcccaaccgtgaagcacggaggtggcagcatcatgttgtgggggtgcttgactcagttacaccaactctgtcaggaggaatgggccaaaattcacccaacttattgtgggaagcttctggaaggctacccaaaatgtttgacccaagttaaacaatttaaaggcaatgctaccaaatactaattgagtgtatgtaaacttctgacccactgggaatgtgatgaaagaaataaaagctgaaataaatcattctctcaactattattttgacatttcacattctttaagtaaagtggtgatcctaactgacctaagacagagaatttttactaggattaaatgtcaggaattgtgaacctgaatttaaatgtatttggctaaggtgcatgtaaacctctgacttcaactgtaatactCCTGATGGAATCAGACAAAATCCTCCCTTTTGAATTTCTATTTACCCAGTAAGCTGGTGTTTATAGTCTCCTGTGTCTCTACTTCATCTTAAAAGTACCTGACTCTGAGATGTCGTCCCAGTACGGAGAGTCAAACTCATAGTCCCCCGCCAAGATCTTCCTGAACAGGTTCTTGTCGTGGTtttcataatcatcatcatcagtttCCTCATAGAAAGGAGGGTTGCCTGAAAGCCTGAGGGCCACAAAACAAAAGGAGCTCTTTATCAGCTTGTATTGTAATACCATGTGCACAAATGTCATGTAAAGATTTGATGTATTGCAGTAGGTAATACCCTATAAATAAATAAGATATCCGTATCCGTACTGCTTTTGAGCATACTATGTGGAGTGAAGATGTCTTTCAGTAAAGTACAGGCAACATTCATGTTGTCCATCGGTATAATTCCAAATCTCCCATCCTATGAGTAGACTAACAACCCACCCCTCTTGCAGTAgtatacagtggttcttcctttaaaagttgcgtcatactgcagcacaccttgcgggctACTGCAGAATTCTATGTCAGattatttaattgtcagccattgttACCATTAAtactagttagtgctagtttgactaccagagggcatctttcagaagcatttgatagccttcaatattggctgtactagagaatttaaaaccttttttgtaagaacatagtatatgggattgattttaataAATGTAacttaattcatttgattaatattatggtgtttctattccaagaaaaccCCTCAGGGTTTCCCTTAGGAAGGACCGGAAAATATGGTGATAGACAACgtgacagtaggctacagtactaagagcataacatgtatgtaggtgctgaggctatatgactgcgcCATCAAattgattatttagcagacatcacttgcttATATTCAGGCAACACATATATCTTAAGAATATAATGGGATATAAATGAACATTTTCATTTCTCTTAGActaaaaaccttagtgtaacaagtTTTATACTGTtgcaaaaatatatttgtatttttataaaatgtatttttcatggTGTGCATGTGCAGCACAGAGGAATAGCAATTCTTAAactattgttctaaattcaatcatCTTCTTCATCTTCATCATTCAGTGAATTGAAATTCAATTTTGATGTCGTGCACAATTATTAGTTTCTATTTGGTTTATGtcacccattcattgtcagtttagcaccttgggacccaaaagcataatcagtgctctaactcccccttgtgctggtctggagcaatgaagcagtgacgcagggtaccgtactaaaccacaaattacctctaaatccTGCAGCGTAATCTCAAAACTTTTAATTGAGCAACCGCTGTATATGGGCCCATGGATTCCTATGCTGATAATCAAACCACTCACAGTATGTACATGATGACACCCAGGGCCCAGCAGTCCACTGGCCTGCCGTATCTCTGTCTCCCAACCACTTCTGGTGCTGCAGGGACACAAACACAGTTAAAGATTATCTCTTTATATCAGTAACAAAACAATACAATATACAGAAAGCTCTCTATTGAATTTTTTGTTGATGTTCTTCTCACATATGCTTTCCTGCGCTCCCATAAACTGCTCCCCAAAACCAACTCTCGAAGATACCCACTGCTCCCTCTCCCAGGCAGTCTGTGCTCCCCCTTAACCAGGTACTCTAATCCCTCCCCCGCTCCTTCCCCAGTCCTTACCAAGGTACTCTGGTGTTCCACATGGGTCTTTGATGAGCCCGGTCTCCAGCTTTGCCAGGTGGAAGTCACTGATCACTATTTTAGAGTGCTTCAGGCGGTTGAAGTACACCAAATTCTCCAGCTGAGAAAAGGAACAGGGCGATAGCCGGCGTTTGCCCAAGTTTTGCTAAAGTAATCTCATTCAAAACTTACACAGACTTAGAGCAGACTTCATAATTGTTAAATATTGAAGCAGTCAAACTCTTACTTTAGCATCACCCAAGTGTCTAAAAAGGACAGTCCAATTGTCTTTGTTCAAACAAAGCAAGACCAGTGTGGTGTCAATCTGATCAAGGACATTTGCATAATACATTTGCATTTCAGAAAAGTTTGCCTAAAAACACAGtccaagtcaaaagtttggacacacctgctcattcaagggtttttctttatttttactattttccacattgtataacaatagtgaagacatcaaaaataaaaataaatgaacttagaaaaaagaaaaacatcaGCCACCTTTTGCATTCCCTAAGAAGATGCAGACACTAGAGGTGCTAAATCAGGTTAACACATATGGaaaaatgtagtaaccaaaaatgtgtaaaacaaatcaaaatatattttatatttgacattctcatttttggtcaaatagcccttacacagtctggaggtgtgttgagtcattgtcctgttgaaaaataaaccagatgggatgtgtGTTGAGTCTCCCAACACACCTGTtgggaggtgtgttgagtcattgtcctgttgaaaaatcaaccagatgggatggtgtatcgctgcagaatgctgtggtagccatgtaggttaagtctgccttgaattctaaataaatcactgacagtgtcaccagcaaagtacacccacaccatcacacctcctcctcttccatacttcacggttggaaccacacatgcggagatcatctgttcaccttctctgcgtctcacaaagacacagcggttggaaccaaaaatctcaaattttgacacatcagaccaaaggacatatttccacctggctaatgtccattgctcatgttttttgccccaagcaagtctcttcttattaattggtgtcctttagtatgggtttctttgcagcaattccactATGAAGGTCTGATTCTGTCTAATCCTGAtccgtttcacctgtctttgtgtttgtctccacccccctccaggtgtagcCCATCTTCCTGATTATCCACAGTGtatttacagtggcttgcaaaaatattcacccccttggtatttttcctattttgttaccttacaacctggaattccccttaaaccactagtgttgctttagcagtatgcttatggtcattgtcctgctggaaggtgaacctccgtcccagtctcaaatctctggaagactgaaacaggtttccctcaagaatttccctgtatttagcgccatccatcattccttaaattcttaccagtttcccagtccctgccaatgaaaaacatggtgttctcagggtgatgagaggggttgggtttgtgccagacatagcgttttccttgatggccaaaaagttacattttagtctcatctgaccatcttccatatgtttggggagtctcccacatgcctttctttaagcaatggatttttctggccactcttctgtaaagcccagctctgtggagtgtacagcttaaggtggtcctatggacagatactccaatctccactgtggagctttgcagctccttcagggatATTTTTggcctctttgttgcctctctgattaatgctctccttgcctggtccatgggttttggtgggtggccctctcttggaaggtttgttgtggtgccatattcttaaaatttttaataatggatttaatggtgctctatg from Oncorhynchus kisutch isolate 150728-3 linkage group LG5, Okis_V2, whole genome shotgun sequence harbors:
- the LOC109890940 gene encoding caM kinase-like vesicle-associated protein isoform X2, which encodes MPFGCLTLGEKKDYNNPSEVTDKYDLGQIVKSEEFCEIFRAKDKNTLKMFTCKKFLKKDGRKVRKAAKNEILILKMVKHPNILQLVDFYKTRKEYFLFLELATGREVFDWILDQGYYSERDTSNVVRQVLEAVAYLHSLHIVHRNLKLENLVYFNRLKHSKIVISDFHLAKLETGLIKDPCGTPEYLAPEVVGRQRYGRPVDCWALGVIMYILLSGNPPFYEETDDDDYENHDKNLFRKILAGDYEFDSPYWDDISESAKGLVARMMEVDQDQRLTAQEAINHEWISGNAASNKNIKDNVCAQIEKNFAKAKWKKAVRVTTIMKRLRAPEQSADSGATIPAVVTSSAAGEPSPAPADPQALSDPSTATAAAAPEGEPASVKEPPAGMEAVACDATPQGAAEVTAPPPAPEEASPVEAPVEAPEEVDPLSLCNGESPTPLQPATEVDDGQG
- the LOC109890940 gene encoding caM kinase-like vesicle-associated protein isoform X1, coding for MKIWAGLAMPFGCLTLGEKKDYNNPSEVTDKYDLGQIVKSEEFCEIFRAKDKNTLKMFTCKKFLKKDGRKVRKAAKNEILILKMVKHPNILQLVDFYKTRKEYFLFLELATGREVFDWILDQGYYSERDTSNVVRQVLEAVAYLHSLHIVHRNLKLENLVYFNRLKHSKIVISDFHLAKLETGLIKDPCGTPEYLAPEVVGRQRYGRPVDCWALGVIMYILLSGNPPFYEETDDDDYENHDKNLFRKILAGDYEFDSPYWDDISESAKGLVARMMEVDQDQRLTAQEAINHEWISGNAASNKNIKDNVCAQIEKNFAKAKWKKAVRVTTIMKRLRAPEQSADSGATIPAVVTSSAAGEPSPAPADPQALSDPSTATAAAAPEGEPASVKEPPAGMEAVACDATPQGAAEVTAPPPAPEEASPVEAPVEAPEEVDPLSLCNGESPTPLQPATEVDDGQG